One window from the genome of Micromonospora aurantiaca ATCC 27029 encodes:
- a CDS encoding methyltransferase domain-containing protein gives MPDASPVSTPYRVLPPNDPRQYDDLAGEWWRPDGAFAMLHWLARARAALVPAASTPDDLLVDLGCGAGLLAPHLAGKGYRHVGVDLTRSALDQAAAHGVTVVQADATAVPLADGCAAVVSAGELLEHVPDWRRAVAEACRLLRPGGLLVLDTLNDTLPARLIAVELGERLPTVPRGIHDPRLFVDARALVAECARHGVSLTVRGVRPELGGTLAWLLRRMRGGAVRPGRTEPRIVPTRSTAVLYQGWGRRGG, from the coding sequence ATGCCCGACGCGTCGCCGGTGTCCACTCCGTACCGGGTGCTGCCGCCGAACGACCCCCGGCAGTACGACGACCTGGCCGGCGAGTGGTGGCGGCCGGACGGCGCGTTCGCGATGCTGCACTGGCTGGCCCGGGCCCGGGCGGCGCTGGTACCAGCGGCGTCCACCCCGGACGACCTGCTCGTCGACCTGGGCTGTGGCGCCGGGCTGCTGGCGCCGCACCTGGCCGGCAAGGGTTACCGCCACGTCGGGGTCGACCTGACCCGCTCCGCGCTCGACCAGGCCGCCGCGCACGGCGTGACGGTGGTCCAGGCCGACGCGACGGCGGTGCCGCTGGCCGACGGCTGCGCGGCGGTGGTCTCCGCCGGTGAGCTGCTGGAGCACGTACCGGACTGGCGGCGGGCGGTCGCCGAGGCGTGCCGGCTGCTGCGCCCGGGCGGCCTGCTGGTGCTGGACACGCTCAACGACACGCTGCCGGCCCGGCTGATCGCTGTGGAGCTGGGCGAACGGCTGCCCACAGTGCCGCGCGGCATCCACGACCCGCGGTTGTTCGTCGACGCCCGCGCGCTGGTCGCCGAGTGTGCCCGGCACGGCGTGTCGTTGACGGTGCGCGGGGTCCGGCCGGAGCTGGGCGGCACGCTGGCCTGGCTGCTGCGCCGCATGCGCGGCGGCGCCGTCCGTCCGGGCAGGACCGAACCGCGCATCGTGCCGACCCGGTCGACGGCGGTGCTGTACCAGGGCTGGGGGCGCCGGGGCGGGTAG
- the radA gene encoding DNA repair protein RadA, protein MTTPRSTPSRAGAGRGRAATREPRPAYECDACGHQPPKWVGRCPECGEWGSVVECTVTGPIVSGRVVSSRMPAEPARPIATISAAPARARPTGVSELDRVLGGGLVPGAVVLLAGEPGVGKSTLLLDVAQQWAAGAGSPSLVVSGEESVSQVRLRAERMGTLHDQLYLAAESDLSAVLGHLDAVKPGLLVLDSVQTISTTGTEGVPGGVTQVRAVTATLVAVAKERGIATVLVGHVTKDGQVAGPRVLEHLVDVVLHFEGDKHSSLRMVRGVKNRFGAADEVGCFEMHEGGISSLADPSGLFLTRYSEPVPGTCVTVAMEGRRALVTEVQALIGATVAGSPRRTVSGLDSARLAMVLAVLQRRTERLTLHDREVFAATVGGIRVVEPAADLAVALAVASGGLNLALNPHLVAIGEVGLTGEVRRVGAVPRRLAEAARLGFRLALVPPGCGPESSGAGPENMRVIEVTDVRAALQAAARASAE, encoded by the coding sequence GTGACCACGCCCCGATCGACCCCCTCCCGTGCCGGCGCCGGCCGCGGTCGCGCCGCCACCCGCGAACCCCGCCCGGCCTACGAGTGCGACGCCTGCGGCCACCAGCCCCCGAAGTGGGTGGGCCGGTGCCCCGAGTGCGGCGAGTGGGGTTCGGTGGTCGAGTGCACGGTCACCGGCCCGATCGTCTCCGGCCGAGTGGTCAGCTCGCGGATGCCTGCCGAACCGGCCCGGCCGATCGCCACGATCAGCGCCGCGCCCGCCCGGGCCCGTCCCACCGGTGTGAGCGAGCTCGACCGGGTGCTCGGCGGCGGCCTGGTCCCCGGCGCTGTGGTGCTGCTCGCCGGTGAGCCCGGGGTGGGCAAGTCGACGCTGCTGCTCGACGTGGCCCAGCAGTGGGCGGCCGGCGCCGGCAGCCCGTCGCTGGTGGTCAGCGGCGAGGAGTCGGTCAGCCAGGTGCGGCTGCGCGCCGAGCGGATGGGCACCCTGCACGACCAGCTCTATCTGGCCGCCGAGAGCGACCTGTCGGCGGTGCTCGGCCACCTCGACGCGGTCAAGCCGGGGCTGCTGGTGCTCGACTCGGTGCAGACCATCTCGACCACCGGCACCGAGGGCGTGCCGGGCGGCGTCACCCAGGTCCGCGCGGTCACCGCCACCCTGGTCGCGGTGGCCAAGGAGCGCGGCATCGCCACCGTGCTGGTCGGGCACGTCACCAAGGACGGCCAGGTGGCCGGTCCTCGCGTGCTGGAGCACCTGGTCGACGTGGTGCTGCACTTCGAGGGCGACAAGCACTCCTCGCTGCGCATGGTGCGCGGCGTGAAGAACCGCTTCGGCGCGGCCGACGAGGTGGGCTGCTTCGAGATGCACGAGGGCGGCATCAGCAGCCTGGCCGACCCGTCCGGCCTGTTCCTGACTCGCTACTCCGAACCGGTGCCGGGCACCTGCGTGACGGTGGCGATGGAGGGGCGCCGGGCGTTGGTGACCGAGGTGCAGGCGCTGATCGGGGCCACCGTGGCCGGCTCGCCGCGGCGTACCGTCTCCGGCCTGGACAGCGCCCGGCTGGCGATGGTCCTCGCGGTGCTCCAGCGCCGCACCGAGCGGCTCACGCTGCACGACCGGGAGGTCTTCGCCGCCACCGTCGGCGGCATCCGGGTGGTGGAGCCGGCGGCCGACCTGGCGGTGGCGCTCGCTGTCGCCTCCGGCGGGCTCAACCTGGCGCTCAACCCGCATCTGGTGGCCATCGGCGAGGTGGGTCTCACCGGCGAGGTCCGTCGCGTCGGCGCGGTGCCCCGGCGGCTGGCCGAGGCCGCCCGGCTCGGCTTCCGGCTGGCTCTCGTGCCGCCCGGGTGCGGGCCGGAGAGCAGCGGCGCCGGGCCGGAGAACATGCGCGTGATCGAGGTCACTGACGTGCGTGCCGCACTCCAGGCGGCCGCCCGCGCGTCGGCGGAGTGA
- a CDS encoding type III polyketide synthase: MGDVGIPVIAGLGTAQPPAAMQDELWTGFFAKHFQGNTRALAERIFANSGVTRRQAAVNPLLEDVSEWPTERRMRRYQVEALPLGKEAVSRALTAAGLDASDIGLFIVCSCTGYATPGLDILLARDLGMSPSTQRMFVGHMGCYAALPGLGAASDFVTARGRPALLLCAELTSLHIQPPGARVDTQQIVSHALFSDAAVAAVVVPGGRGYALREVTSVTDTSTADHMTWDVTDTGFRMGLSPKVPQVLSRHVRTLIDELLARHGCERSDVDGWAVHPGGPRILNVVERELALPPDGLAASRGTLAEHGNCSSPTVLLILDRLWRTEPSPPRWVVMLAFGPGLTLYAVLLERVG, from the coding sequence GTGGGGGACGTGGGCATACCGGTGATCGCGGGTCTGGGTACGGCACAACCGCCGGCTGCGATGCAGGACGAACTGTGGACGGGCTTCTTCGCGAAGCACTTCCAGGGGAACACCCGGGCGCTGGCCGAGCGGATCTTCGCGAACTCGGGCGTGACCCGGCGGCAGGCGGCGGTCAACCCGCTGCTGGAGGACGTCTCGGAGTGGCCGACCGAGCGCCGGATGCGCCGCTACCAGGTCGAGGCGCTGCCGCTGGGCAAGGAGGCGGTCAGCCGGGCTCTCACCGCCGCCGGCCTGGACGCCTCCGACATCGGGCTGTTCATCGTCTGCTCGTGCACCGGGTACGCCACCCCGGGGCTGGACATCCTGCTCGCCCGGGATCTGGGGATGTCGCCGAGCACCCAGCGCATGTTCGTCGGGCACATGGGCTGTTACGCGGCCCTGCCCGGGCTGGGCGCGGCGAGCGACTTCGTCACCGCCCGCGGGCGACCGGCGCTGCTGCTCTGCGCGGAGCTGACCAGCCTGCACATCCAGCCGCCTGGTGCCCGGGTGGACACCCAGCAGATCGTCTCCCACGCGCTGTTCTCGGACGCCGCGGTCGCCGCCGTGGTCGTCCCCGGCGGCCGGGGGTACGCGCTGCGCGAGGTCACCTCGGTCACCGACACCTCCACCGCCGACCACATGACCTGGGACGTCACCGACACCGGTTTCCGGATGGGGCTGTCGCCGAAGGTGCCGCAGGTCCTGTCCCGGCACGTGCGGACGCTGATCGACGAGCTGCTGGCGCGGCACGGGTGCGAGCGCTCCGACGTGGACGGCTGGGCGGTGCATCCGGGCGGTCCGCGGATCCTCAACGTGGTGGAGCGTGAGCTGGCCCTGCCGCCGGACGGCCTCGCCGCCTCCCGGGGGACGCTCGCCGAGCACGGCAACTGCTCGTCCCCGACCGTGCTGCTGATTCTGGACCGGCTGTGGCGTACGGAGCCGTCGCCGCCGCGCTGGGTGGTGATGCTCGCGTTCGGACCGGGTCTGACGCTCTACGCGGTGCTGCTGGAACGGGTGGGCTGA
- a CDS encoding acyl-CoA dehydrogenase family protein yields MTVHALEAARRLAPRLAARAAEHDRDGSFPVDDFADLRAAGLFGLMVPPELGGTGASFAEYAAVATELARGNGATALVFNMHASVTGALGAVTEELAEALGVPDEALAARDRLLRAAADGAWYAVAMSERGAGARLSQLSTVYEPVDGGWHIKGSKTFCSGAGHPDGYLVAARSAADQSVVSQFLVPAGDGITVEPTWDSLGMRATSSHDVHLDVTVPADRLLGGVEGLALVVAQLMPHWLVASYAAVYVGVARAAIDAAAEHLNARDLAGLPAVRARLGRADAATAAAELVVAEAARRVDEAPGDAETNRWVWRAKLLAGTTAAEVAASMLEAAGTSATRRGHPLERLYRDARCGSLHPATSDVCADWLGIAALGGDPDRDSALPRW; encoded by the coding sequence ATGACTGTGCACGCGCTGGAGGCGGCCCGCCGGTTGGCGCCGCGACTGGCCGCCCGCGCGGCCGAGCACGACCGCGACGGCTCGTTCCCCGTGGACGACTTCGCGGACCTGCGGGCAGCAGGGCTGTTCGGCTTGATGGTGCCCCCCGAGCTGGGCGGCACGGGCGCGAGCTTCGCCGAGTACGCCGCTGTCGCCACCGAACTGGCCCGGGGCAACGGCGCGACCGCGCTGGTGTTCAACATGCACGCCTCGGTCACCGGGGCGCTCGGCGCGGTCACCGAGGAACTGGCCGAGGCGCTCGGCGTACCGGACGAGGCGCTGGCGGCGCGGGACCGGCTGCTGCGCGCGGCGGCCGACGGCGCCTGGTACGCGGTCGCGATGAGCGAACGCGGCGCCGGCGCCCGGTTGTCCCAGCTCAGCACCGTCTACGAGCCGGTCGACGGCGGCTGGCACATCAAGGGCAGCAAGACGTTCTGCTCCGGCGCCGGCCACCCGGACGGCTACCTGGTGGCCGCCCGCAGCGCCGCCGACCAGTCCGTGGTGTCGCAGTTCCTGGTCCCGGCTGGGGACGGGATCACCGTCGAGCCCACCTGGGACTCGCTCGGCATGCGGGCCACCTCCTCGCACGACGTGCACCTGGACGTGACGGTCCCGGCCGACCGGCTGCTCGGCGGCGTCGAAGGGCTGGCCCTGGTCGTCGCCCAGCTCATGCCGCACTGGCTGGTGGCGAGCTACGCGGCGGTCTACGTCGGCGTGGCCCGGGCCGCCATCGACGCCGCGGCCGAGCACCTCAACGCCCGCGACCTCGCCGGGCTGCCCGCGGTGCGGGCCCGCCTGGGCCGGGCCGACGCGGCCACCGCCGCCGCCGAACTGGTGGTCGCCGAGGCGGCCCGCCGGGTCGACGAGGCACCCGGCGACGCCGAGACGAACCGTTGGGTGTGGCGGGCCAAGCTGCTCGCCGGCACCACAGCCGCCGAGGTGGCGGCCTCCATGCTGGAGGCGGCCGGTACGTCGGCGACCCGCCGCGGGCATCCGCTGGAGCGGCTCTACCGGGACGCCCGCTGCGGCTCGCTGCATCCGGCCACGTCCGACGTGTGCGCCGACTGGCTCGGCATCGCCGCACTGGGCGGCGACCCGGACCGGGACAGCGCGCTCCCTCGTTGGTGA
- the disA gene encoding DNA integrity scanning diadenylate cyclase DisA: MPIDRDATKPATATPHARTGAVSGNPARAISVSVNGSVGGGAGADPLRANLALMAPGTALRDGLERILRGRTGALIVLGYDKVVEQICTGGFPMDVEFSATRVRELCKMDGAVVLSSDGTRIVQAGAHLMPDPSIPTEESGTRHRTAERVARQTGYPVISVSQSMRIISLYVNGQRHVLDDSAAILSRANQALATLERYKLRLDEVSGTLSALEIEDLVTVRDAVAVVQRLEMVRRIADEIAGYVVELGTDGRLLALQLDELMAGVDADRTLVIRDYLPTGRKSRTLDEALVELDLLSATELIDLVAVAKAIGYPSASDALDAAVSPRGFRLLAKVPRLPVAVVDRLVVHFGSLQRLLGATVEDLQAVEGVGDARARGVREGLSRLAEASILERYV, encoded by the coding sequence GTGCCGATCGACCGCGATGCCACCAAGCCCGCAACGGCGACGCCGCACGCCCGTACCGGCGCCGTGAGCGGCAACCCCGCTCGTGCCATCAGCGTGAGCGTCAACGGAAGCGTCGGCGGCGGGGCCGGCGCCGATCCGCTGCGCGCCAACCTCGCCCTGATGGCTCCCGGCACCGCCCTGCGGGACGGCCTGGAGCGGATCCTGCGCGGCCGCACCGGCGCGCTGATCGTGCTCGGCTACGACAAGGTGGTCGAGCAGATCTGCACCGGCGGCTTCCCGATGGACGTGGAGTTCTCCGCCACCCGGGTCCGTGAGCTGTGCAAGATGGACGGCGCGGTGGTGCTGTCGAGCGACGGCACCCGGATCGTGCAGGCCGGCGCGCACCTGATGCCGGACCCGTCCATCCCCACCGAGGAGTCCGGCACCCGGCACCGCACCGCCGAGCGGGTGGCCCGGCAGACCGGCTACCCGGTCATCTCGGTCAGCCAGTCGATGCGGATCATCAGCCTCTACGTCAACGGTCAGCGGCACGTGCTCGACGACTCGGCGGCCATCCTGTCCCGCGCCAACCAGGCGCTCGCCACGCTGGAGCGCTACAAGCTGCGGCTGGACGAGGTCTCCGGCACGCTCTCCGCGCTGGAGATCGAGGATCTGGTCACCGTCCGCGACGCGGTGGCGGTGGTGCAGCGGCTGGAGATGGTCCGGCGGATCGCCGACGAGATCGCCGGCTACGTGGTGGAGCTGGGCACCGACGGCCGCCTGCTGGCCCTTCAGCTCGACGAGCTGATGGCCGGCGTGGACGCCGACCGCACTCTGGTCATCCGCGACTACCTGCCGACCGGCCGCAAGTCCCGCACGCTCGACGAGGCGCTCGTGGAGCTCGACCTGCTCAGCGCCACCGAGCTCATCGACCTCGTGGCCGTGGCGAAGGCGATCGGCTACCCGTCCGCCTCGGACGCGCTCGACGCGGCGGTCAGCCCGCGCGGGTTCCGCCTGCTGGCCAAGGTGCCCCGGCTGCCGGTCGCCGTCGTCGACCGGCTGGTGGTGCACTTCGGCAGCCTCCAGCGGCTGCTCGGCGCGACTGTGGAAGACCTCCAGGCGGTCGAGGGCGTGGGCGACGCCCGTGCCCGTGGCGTCCGCGAGGGCCTGTCCCGGCTCGCCGAGGCCAGCATCCTCGAACGGTACGTCTGA
- a CDS encoding UbiA family prenyltransferase: MSTRVLGLVRASHPEPAAAVTVVAALLAAGVGHSAAGVVLVALTVLASQLAVGWSNDLIDAERDAAVGRTDKPVTTGEVARPTLARATAVAAVAVPVLALAGGPAAAACATLGLVSALLYNRPLKSTPVSVLPYAVSFGALPAFVVLALPGSPVPPAWLVAAAALLGAGAHFANVLPDLADDARTGVRGLPHRLGPVGSRLAAAGLLLAATVALVLGPPGPPSWTGLSAVAAAVAVPAVGWYAGRATAGRSATAFRAVLVVALIDVVLLVTSGRVV; encoded by the coding sequence ATGTCGACACGGGTGTTAGGGCTGGTCAGGGCGAGCCATCCGGAGCCCGCGGCGGCGGTCACGGTGGTCGCCGCGCTGCTCGCCGCCGGTGTCGGGCACTCGGCGGCGGGTGTCGTGCTCGTGGCGCTGACGGTGCTGGCCAGCCAGCTCGCGGTCGGGTGGAGCAACGACCTGATCGACGCCGAGCGGGACGCCGCTGTGGGGCGTACCGACAAACCGGTGACCACCGGCGAGGTCGCCCGTCCGACGCTGGCCCGGGCCACGGCGGTGGCCGCCGTCGCCGTGCCGGTGCTCGCGCTGGCCGGCGGCCCGGCCGCGGCGGCCTGCGCCACGCTGGGCCTCGTCTCCGCGCTGCTCTACAACCGGCCGCTGAAGTCGACGCCGGTGTCGGTGCTGCCCTACGCGGTCTCGTTCGGCGCGCTGCCCGCGTTCGTGGTGCTGGCGCTGCCCGGCTCGCCGGTGCCCCCGGCCTGGCTGGTGGCCGCCGCCGCGCTGCTCGGCGCCGGCGCGCACTTCGCGAACGTGCTGCCGGACCTGGCCGACGACGCCCGGACCGGGGTGCGCGGCCTGCCGCACCGGCTCGGGCCGGTGGGCAGCCGGCTGGCCGCCGCCGGGCTGCTGCTCGCGGCCACCGTCGCGCTGGTCCTCGGCCCGCCCGGGCCGCCGTCGTGGACCGGCCTGTCGGCGGTCGCCGCCGCCGTCGCCGTGCCGGCGGTCGGCTGGTACGCGGGACGCGCGACAGCCGGACGCTCGGCGACCGCCTTCCGGGCGGTGCTGGTGGTGGCGCTCATCGATGTGGTGCTGCTGGTGACGAGCGGCCGGGTGGTCTGA